The proteins below come from a single Malus domestica chromosome 03, GDT2T_hap1 genomic window:
- the LOC103447687 gene encoding uncharacterized protein, with translation MAEYNYVMLRITFQLKLCGETIIEEDMLEKTCSTFHAFNVLLQQQYRERDFTQYNQLIFVLLVAKQNNELLMKNHQSQPTRSAPFPEVNAISFEGIPHPHGNNYKRGRGHKRSQKGKNHGVKVHNQVPRHNTGLSLKNANCQKGETYMNTPRNPEGVCHRCGGNRHWARTCRTPKHLVDLY, from the coding sequence ATGGCTGAGTACAATTATGTTATGTTAAGAATTACCTTCCAGTTGAAGCTCTGTGGAGAAACCATTATTGAGGAAGACATGCTGGAAAAGACTTGTAGCACTTTTCATGCCTTCAACGTGCTCCTGCAGCAGCAGTATAGAGAGCGAGACTTTACTCAGTACAACCAGCTGATATTTGTGCTCCTTGTAGCTAAGCAAAACAATGAGCttctgatgaagaatcatcagtcCCAACCTACTAGATCAGCaccattcccagaagtgaatgctATTTCCTTTGAAGGAATACCACATCCTCATGGTaataattacaaacgaggacgtggccacaagcGAAGCCAAAAgggcaagaaccatggtgtcaaggttcacaaccaggttccaaggcATAATACAGGCCTGAGCCTTAAAAATGCAAATTGCCAGAAAGGCGAAACTTATATGAACACTCCTAGAAATCCTGAAGGAgtttgccataggtgtggtggcaatagGCACTGGGCACGTACCtgtcgtaccccaaaacatctggtGGATCTGTATTAA